The Anomaloglossus baeobatrachus isolate aAnoBae1 chromosome 4, aAnoBae1.hap1, whole genome shotgun sequence genome contains the following window.
agagctgtatgatcagagccaccaccttgtcctgcagagctgtatgatcagtgccaccaccttgtcctgcagatctgtatgatcagtgtcaccaccttgtcctgcagagctgtacgatcagagccaccaccttgtcctgcagagctgtatgatcagtgtcaccaccttgtcctgcagagctgtatgatcagtgtcaccaccttgtcctgcagagctgtatgatcagagccaccaccttgtcctgcagagctgtatgatcagagccaccaccttgtcctgcagagctgtatgatcagtgtcaccaccttgtcctgcagagctgtatgatcagtgtcaccaccttgtcctgcagagctgtgtgatcagtgtcaccaccttgtcctgcagagctgtatgatcagtgtcaccaccttgtcctgcagagctgtgtgatcagagccaccaccttgtcctgcagagctgtatgatcagtgtcaccaccttgtcctgcagagctgtatgatcagtgtcactcttgtcctgcagagctgtatgatcagtgccaccaccttgtcctgcagagctgtatgatcagtgccaccaccttgtcctgcagagctgtatgatcagtgccaccaccttgtcctgcagagctgtatgatcagtgtcactcttgtcctgcagagctgtatgatcagtgccaccaccttgtcctgcagagctgtatgatcagtgtcaccaccttgtcctgcagagctgtatgatcagaaccaccaccttgtcctgcagagctgtatgatcagtgccaccaccttgtcctgcagaggtgtatgatcagtgccaccaccttgtcctgcagagctgtatgatcagtgccgccaccttgtcctgcagagctgtatgatcagtgcctccaccttgtcctgcagagctgtatgatcagtgccaccaccttgtcctgcagagctgtatgatcagtgccaccaccttgtcctgcagagctgtatgatcagtgccaccaccttgtcctgcagagctgtatgatcagtgccaccaccttgtcctgcagagctgtatgatcagtgccaccaccttgtcctgcagagctgtataatcagtgccaccaccttgtcctgcagagctgtataatcagtgtcaccaccttgtcccctCTGTATGATCAGTGCCGGATTAATCGCTATGTAGATTGGGCGGTGATCTTGTGTACAGGGGGCGGTTGATACAAATAACCCGTGTCTGGATGTCGGGAGCAGAGTTCTCGGGGATGTAGTGATAATGCGGGGGCtgcgctgtacagcgctgtgtgcggGGAGATGGAGATGCAGTTACATCGGTGGCGGCTGCTCCAGAGTCGCGAGTAGCCGGGAAGTGACATCTGTGATTTAGAACGGCGGGAAAAGCTGGGAGCTGCTGAGCGCATCATGGCTACTACATGGCGGACTATTGTGGGGGAGGGGATAAGTGCGGAGTTAGTGAGGGGCGGATCTTCTTTTGAAGAATGATTAGTCAGAAACATCAGATTCTATTTTATGTATCTTAACCAATAGCGTGCAGGGGGCGTGTTTCTCACAGACCAATGAGGACGCGCACAGGAGGATAAATACTCTGCTCCCGCCACTCCTCTCATTACTCCTGTTCTCCTCTGTATAGCGCTATGGCCAGAACTAAGCAGACCGCCCGTAAATCCACCGGGGGAAAGCTCCCCGCAAGCAGCTGGCCACTAAGGCCGCCAGGAAGAGCGCTCCCGCCACCGGCGGAGTGAAGAAGCCGCATCGCTACCGGCCGGGGACAGTCGCTCTCCGGGAGATCCGCCGCTACCAGAAATCCACCGAGCTGCTGATCCGGAAGCTTCCCTTCCAGCGCCTGGTGAGAGAGATCGCCCAGGACTTCAAGACCGATCTGCGCTTCCAGAGCTCGGCCGTCATGGCCCTGCAGGAGGCCAGCGAAGCTTATCTGGTGGGGCTGTTCGAGGACACCAACCTGTGCGCCATCCACGCCAAGAGGGTCACCATCATGCCCAAAGACATCCAGCTGGCCCGCAGGATCCGCGGGGAGAGGGCGTAGATCTGTCCCGCACCCTCgagcacaacacaaaggctcttttctGAGCCACCACATCCTCCATCAAACGAGCGGATTCCTGCGATTCTGACTCATTCCCCGCAGTGTCCGGGGCGCGGTCTCTACATGTGATGGGCGGCGCTGCGGAGGCTCCTCTTCTGTTCGTACTTTCCGCAGCTCTGCCTGTATCTAGCATCGCGCCCGCGGTTTATTTCAATCTCTCCCTGTATTGAGAGCGGCTCATTGTGCGGTGTCTCCGGGGTCTGGTGGTGACTCCGAATCTCATtcactcagcagtgatctcagacTTTCTGATTAGCGCTTTCTGCACTAAATTGTTCTCCCTCTAAACCTTATTACTCCTCTGTTAATTCCTGCTGTGTCGGGTGCAGTGATCGGATTGTGTGACGCTGGAGCAGGAGATGCTGTGGCGCTGGATTTACTCCCTGCAGCTCCGGTCCTGTCAGGATCACAGCGATCAGTGATAGTGGTATATAGTCCTATATAGGGAGTATACAGCACTATATGGATGGAGATTATACAGCTTTATATGAATGGATGATATTCAGTTCTTtatggaaggtgcacagcagtaggagTATACAGCTCTATATGAAGGGTATATATAGTACTATATAGGGAACATACAGCACTATATAAGGTTTTCCACATTGTGATGTTAGGCCCCTACACGTACCGGTATGATCATAcatgtgtcatacgtgtgacaggtattgGTAAAAATGGCACGATACTGAAATGAATATATTTTTCAATGTGTAAAAGATGGACAAAGCCCGAAAAATTATAGGTATAGAAAGATAGAAGAGATAAAATAGAGAAATAACATAAAATAGACACAATAGCTGAATTGGTAGAGGCAGATCACTTGTTCAGCTGTTtcgcaacatttttattttttaatttaaacatGACAAATGACGTGGGTCCCCCACAACTTTCAAATCCAGCACAGGAATagcgcagctgcaggctgcaaccctcagctgtaccttggctggttatgaaaaatagggggatcccacaattttttttttagtttttttttttttctaaccccttcatgactggcagattttttttttttttttttttccgccattcttcccagagacgtgactttttttttttttttatttcagacaaTATGGTCATTTGTGGGCTCGTTTTATTCGGAACGAGCTATACTTTTGAATGTAACCcagacttttaccatatagtgtactggaaaacagcaaaaaaaaatccaaatgcggaaaaattgcaaaaaagtgcaataccattATTCTTTtaagtgttcactatatgataaaactgatgtgtctgtgtgatgccacaggatggTGCGAGTTCGTAGTCACCAaacataagtttacttttatccaaggggttaaaaaaaaaaaatctgaagtttgttcaaaaaaagtggcGTATACGTTTTGAGCCATTTTCCGTAACCCGTAGCATTCTAATTTGTAGGGATCTatgtctcagtgatggcttattttttgcatttcaaGCTGATATTTTTAACTGTACcctatttgcgcagatgctacattttgatcgtctcttattgcattttacccAATATTTGTCGCGATCAAAAATAttttggcgttttgaatttttGTGCCTCTAcgttgtttactgatcagattaattgattttgtattttgatagattgggtgttTCTGAACACGGCAAAACCAAAtgcgtgtatatttttttttttcaccctttaattttcaatggggcggtttgaaattttagggtttttttttttatttttcaaaacttttttttttttttttactagttctcctagggggctataacgatcagctgtctgatcgctcattcatttctgagcatcgctcagaccgggagaaatgatcctCTCTTGTAACAACGCTCTGATGCAGCGTGACATGGAGGTTCATGCACAGGGATTAATAAACTCCATGCTTAACAAGGCTCCAAAATTTCCCCTGATGAATCACTaaagaggaaacgcgtcgggaaggagagCACTGAGCACGTTATGGATCCTTACCTCGGCTGTAATAAGTTTATTGTGGAATTTCACATACCTTAACGTAGGGCATGGGGTAACATCCATCCATGCTTCTGACAGACGACGGGCCATGACATTCTACCCCACTCCTGCCAGGTGTTCAATAGCAACAGTAGGTATTAATAGTCTGATATATTGCCTAACCATATGATACTTTAGGCTAAAAAAACAACAGTAAGGTTCCACAGACGAAGCAATATCTGAGCAATTCTTTTGGAGAGAATCTGATAAGCTGAAAATACTCTTGATATAAATACCAAAATTGTTCCTATTCGTCCATAACTGTGGTTTATGTATTCACGGACTTTGAGTCTTAATAtatttaaaagttattttttattacCAATTGCTTACATACCAAATAAATATTGTAATACTCTAATATTCAGTGTTACTCCAAACAGTCCAGTATTATAATATGGAAAGTCCATACAGCGCTGTATACAGCAATATAGTGCGGACATATCAATCACTCCCGGCCTGAGAAGATCACCCGATCACCGCGTGTTACCGACAACAAAGAGCGGAAACTCTCGGCCATAGGGCGGGAAATTCAAATTCAGCGCTCAGCCAATCAGCACTCATTAGCGCTTCAGCTCCTCCCACAAACGATTTATTAACGATTTAGTGCCTGCGATGTTCCCAGCCTTCTAGTAAACGCCATACAAATCTTTATACATCTACAGTATATACTGCTATATATCCCTATATAATACTCTAGTCCCCATATGCTCTATACCGCCATATAATGCCATTATCTACAAATAGTTTTGTATACTGACATTACCATATAACCCCATAGTTCTGTGAAGTGCAGTTATACACAAATCTTATCTGTAGCGACCATCGCAGCGCAGAGGATCTGCTCCAATCACTGCCACAGCCAGAAACAGAGACCgtccagtataaagctctgctgtagaaaaTGTGGTGGcccttagaagagcctttgtggtgtgGAGCAGCGGTGGCGatcacttggcgctggtgtacttggtgacggccttggtgccctcggacacggcgtgcttggccagctctccgggcagcagcaggcgcacggcggtctggatctcccgggaggtgatggtgtggcgcttgttgtagtgcgccaggcgggaggcttcccctgcgatgcgctcgaagatgtcaccgacgaagcagttcatgatgcccatggccttggaggagatgccggtgtcggggtgcacctgcttcagcaccttgtacacgtagatggcatagctctccttccggctcttcctccgcttcttgccgtccttcttctgagtcttggtcacGGCTTTTTTGGAGCCCTTCTTGGGCGCTGGGGCGGACTTGGCGGGATCAGGCATGATGCGAGCAGAGAGATCTCTTCACTGGAGAGAGAATAATGATCCTGCTCCTCCCAGAGCGGCCGTATTTATAGCCCGGCCATGCAAATGAGCACTGCTGTCACATCGCTGTTCTATTGGGTGACAAAGGCATGTGAGCAATGTGACGTTGCTCTCTGCCCTCTGCAGCTCATTGGTGGATCCACAAGTCTCATTTCCATGGATAACTTCAGATTCAGTCAATGACGGAAGAGGAGGGCGGAGCAGCAGCTTATAAAACACTCCGGAGCCGGTACACTCGTCATTTAATTACTTCTATATCTGCCGATATTTCAAAGCAgcgatgtctggacgcggcaaacaaggagggaagacccgagctaaggccaagacccgctcatcccgggcaggactgcagttcccggtcggtcgggtgcacaggcttctccgcaagggcaactacgccgagagggtgggcgccggcgctccggtctatctggccgctgtgctggagtatctgaccgctgagatcctggaattggccggcaatgccgcccgggacaacaagaagacccgcatcatcccccggcacctgcagctggccgtgcgcaatgacgaggagctgaacaggctgctgggtggggtgaccatcgcccagggaggcgtcctgcccaacatccaggccgtgctgctgcccaagaagacggagagcagcaagaagggcaagtgacgccgctgaccccgcatcctccacaacacaaaggctcttctaagagccaccaccccgtcctcacaggagctggccccgtcctcacaggagctggcccccgtcctcacaggagctggccccgtcctcacaggagctgacccccgtcctcacaggagctggccccgtcctcacaggagctggccccgtcctcacaggagctggcgccgctGATTCTTCATGTTGTGTTAATGGGAGATCTAGCAACAGGCAGGGTAATGTGTATCAGGATGTTAGCACATTGGGTATGTGGTACTGGTGGTTTATGATTTGAGGCTTTGCGCCGAGTAACAGCCGCTGTTGTGGCCTTTCTCGGAGCTCGGGTCGGTGCTGAACACTGCAAGAAAAGTGAGCGCCTCCGATCCCGTATCCTCCATAACCAATGGCTCTTCTGACTGATCTGTGCAGAGCTGCAGATCTTGTATAATAGTGGAGGTTTTGTATAACGCCGAGAGTTATATTCCTGTCATATTAGTATTGGATTTGCAGAGCGAAT
Protein-coding sequences here:
- the LOC142300972 gene encoding histone H2B 1.1, coding for MPDPAKSAPAPKKGSKKAVTKTQKKDGKKRRKSRKESYAIYVYKVLKQVHPDTGISSKAMGIMNCFVGDIFERIAGEASRLAHYNKRHTITSREIQTAVRLLLPGELAKHAVSEGTKAVTKYTSAK